CGGGAAGCTCAGAAGGCGGCTCTTCCTCTTCGTCGAGTTCAAGCGGAGCGGCCTCTTCGGGAAGTTCCGGTGGCGGCGGCGATTCGGGCGGAGGGGGAGGCAGCTCGGGAGGAGGTTCGGGCTCGGGTTCAGGATCGGGGCTCGATTTGGGAGGCGGGGGCGGCGGCGGCAGCGTTTCAAGCGGCCCATCGGGAGTGTCGTTTGTCGGCGTCGGCAGTGGCGCGACAGGCAGCGCAACCGATTCGGCGCCGATCAGCGCGGACGAAGCGAAAGCGGCGCTCGCGGGGATCGACCCGAGATTCGTGCGGACTTTCCGCGGAGGAAAATGGGGGAAGGGGGCGCCGTTCACGTATCAGGAAATTTCGCAGGCGCTCGCCCGCGCAAAGCAGCGGCAGAACGTTGATGGCGTGATCAAGGACCCGAAGGTCAAGCTGCCGGAAACTGCGGTTGCGGGAGTTCCGACCGAGTAGGAAGCGCCGGTGGTGTTACTCTCGAAGCCCGGGCAACTGCCCGGGCTTTTTCTTGGATTGCCGATAGAGGAACGCGGATGCGGATTTTGCACGTGACATACTCGCTCGCGGCGGACCAGGGCGGTCCGACGATGGTGACGACAAGAGTCGCTTCGGCGCAGTCGGGGCTCGGGCACGAGGTGACGATTCTGACGCGGGCGAGCGCGGGGAAAGAGACGGAACTGCCGCCGATCGCGGGATCGGCGCGGGTGAAGATCGAGCGGATCGCGCCGAGCTCGGTCGCGGCAAAAGTATCGGGCCGGGATTCACGGCCGCGGCTGCGCGAATTGATCGCGCGGCATGACGTCGTGCATGTACACAACATCTGGGACCCGATCCTGATTCATGCGGTGAACGAGGCGCGGCGGCAGAAAAAGCCGGTTGTGCTCTCGCCTCACGGGATATTGACGCGCTGGGCGCTGTCGGAAAAGCGGCTGAAGAAAGCGATCGCGATGAGGCTCCTGTACCGGCGCGCGATCGACAAAGTGTCGATGGTGCACGCGCTCTCGAGTTTCGAGCGCGAGGAGATGGAGGTTTTTGGGTTTCGCGGGCCGGTGGTGGTCGTGCCGAACGGTGTGTTTCTAGAGGAGATTGATCCGCTGCCGGAGGCAGGAGAATTTCGAAGTGCGCTGAATTCAAAATACTTCTCGCTCAATGGAGAATTGAACTGCCCACCCCCTACCCCCTCCCTCCGGGAGGGGGTTTCTGAGCCCTTCGTCCTGTTTCTTTCGCGGCTGCATCCGATCAAGGGGCTCGATATTTTGGTGGATGCGTTCGCCGCGACACTCAAGCGTGTGCCGAATGGGCGTCTTGTCATCATCGGGCCTGACTTTGGAATGGAAGCGCCGATTCGGGAACAGGCGGCGCGGCTGGGGATTGCGGACCGCGTGCACTTGACAGGGCCGATTTTCGGGCGCGGGAAGTACGAGGCGATGGTGGACTGCGCGTGTTTTTGCCTGCCGAGCGGGCACGAGGCGTTCAGCGTCGCGATCGCGGAGGCGATGGCGTGCCGCGCATGCGTGGTGATCAGCCCGGAGTGTCACCTGCCGGAAGCGGCGGAAGAAGGCGCCGGGCTGGTAGTCGAGCGCAGCGCGGCAAGGCTTGCGGATGCGCTCGAGAAGGTGCTGCGCGATGAAGCAATGCGGCGCGCGATGGGCGAGCGCGGCAGGAAGCTCGTCGAAGAACGGTTTACGTGGGAGAAGGTGGCTGAAGCGCTGGTCGAGGCGTATCAGAAGTGCTGATGTCGGATGTGCGACTTGTGACGCACCATTCAATTTGGTGACAAGGGTGTCTCTAGTCCTTTCGCGCATCCTGCCAGTTGGTGAACTCCCGCCCTCTCCACGTCATCTTCGTCGGGTCGTAGTCATCGAATGTTCCCGCGTGCACATCCATAAATAGCAGGTTGGTTTTGCCGTTCTGCTGCTCCGGACGCCTGATGCCGTGCGCGAGTCGCTGGCCGCTGAAAAACACAACGGGCTGGTTCGCGTCGTCGGGATCGCAATCGGGCTGCAGGTTGGAATTGCCGTAGGGCTTGGCGTAGAGGTTCATCTGGTTGCTGTCGCCGACGAACACAAACTGCGAGGTGAACTGCACCTGCGATTCGCTGAGGCTCGTGTACATCGCCTTGTTGTAGAGGGCGGAGGTGTAACGGGCCTGCAGGAAATAGCAGAACGGCGCAAGGTCCTTCGGGCGAGCGGGGTCCGAATAGACGTCGTTGTTGCCGGAGAAGGGAAGGAGCTGCTCCGTCCATCCGGGACCGGGATCGTCACCGTTCTTGCCGTCGTCGGGCGTGCCGGCGACGCCCCAGTAATGCCAGGCCGACCAGTAAGGGAATGTGCCGCGGTTGTTGTCGGCGTAGAGCGTGAGCGAGGTGCCGATGCTCTTGAGGTTTGCCATGCACTTGGTGGTGCGGGCGGACTCGCGGGCGCCGGCGAGCGCGGGGAGAAGTATTCCGATGAGCGTGGCGATGATCGCGATGACGATGAGGAGTTCGATCAGCGTGAAGGCGCGGCGGATACGCATGGAGACCTCGCACAGGCAGTTCACCACGGAGGCACAGAGACACAGAGAGACGGAAAGAAGCCCGGAATGTGTATCGGCGAGGGTACCGGAGAGATTGCGAAATCGGAACAGGAGTTGAAGGCGCGCGGTGCAGATTTCGTTTCATCTGCGCGCGGATTCATGAAACACGCGCGATCGAGGCGCGTTTCAGAAAGCGTGAAAGTGTTTCATTCGCACCGAAACCGGCGTCGCGTGAGCTGGTGATGAGCAGCACGCGACGGTCTCAAGCTTTGGGCGAGATGGCGGTGCAAGGCACGAGCAGCGATTGGAGTGCCGCGGGCTCGACATTGCCGGGGGTGAAACCGCCGTCGGTGGCTTCTCGTTCGTAGAGGAGTCCTCGGGCGGAAACGGCGGCGAGAAGTGCCGCGAGCGCGAGCGGGCCGAGATACGAAAGCCGACCGGGTCGAGCGGCACTCCCTCCCCAGACGGCGAGGGAGCAAGCGAGAATGATCCAGATGAGAATGAACGGCTCGTGATAGCGCTGCCAGAGTTGCGGGTTGACG
The DNA window shown above is from Phycisphaeraceae bacterium and carries:
- a CDS encoding glycosyltransferase, which produces MRILHVTYSLAADQGGPTMVTTRVASAQSGLGHEVTILTRASAGKETELPPIAGSARVKIERIAPSSVAAKVSGRDSRPRLRELIARHDVVHVHNIWDPILIHAVNEARRQKKPVVLSPHGILTRWALSEKRLKKAIAMRLLYRRAIDKVSMVHALSSFEREEMEVFGFRGPVVVVPNGVFLEEIDPLPEAGEFRSALNSKYFSLNGELNCPPPTPSLREGVSEPFVLFLSRLHPIKGLDILVDAFAATLKRVPNGRLVIIGPDFGMEAPIREQAARLGIADRVHLTGPIFGRGKYEAMVDCACFCLPSGHEAFSVAIAEAMACRACVVISPECHLPEAAEEGAGLVVERSAARLADALEKVLRDEAMRRAMGERGRKLVEERFTWEKVAEALVEAYQKC
- a CDS encoding DUF1559 domain-containing protein, giving the protein MRIRRAFTLIELLIVIAIIATLIGILLPALAGARESARTTKCMANLKSIGTSLTLYADNNRGTFPYWSAWHYWGVAGTPDDGKNGDDPGPGWTEQLLPFSGNNDVYSDPARPKDLAPFCYFLQARYTSALYNKAMYTSLSESQVQFTSQFVFVGDSNQMNLYAKPYGNSNLQPDCDPDDANQPVVFFSGQRLAHGIRRPEQQNGKTNLLFMDVHAGTFDDYDPTKMTWRGREFTNWQDARKD